The Anaerolineae bacterium DNA window CGCCATCCGCAAATCGGAGCGGGTGGCCATCGCCATGGATTCCCAGGCCGTTGGCGCCCGGCCGCGCCGCACCTATTACCGGGATGTGCATGTGCGCCCCATGGACTGGGCCTTCCTGGCCGGCTGTGTGCTGGCCGCGGCGGTCATCGTCTGGGGAATGGCACAGTTGGGTCTGCTGGAAGGATACGGCGTGGTACCGGAGGCGTAGCTAGAAGATACAGCACTCGCGCCGGCGCTCGATCTGCAGGCCCAGCGCTTCGGCGGCCTGTACCGCGGGGCGCGCCGGGCTGACGATGCGGTTGACGCCGGCATATACCGCCAGCGGATCCAGCCGATCGCGGTATTCGCCGCGCGGCCGCATGCACCCCAGGGAAATCTCCACGTCGGGGAACATCAGCCGGCCCTCCAGGATGATGTCCAGCGCGGTCTCGACCGCCGGCGGCTGTCGGCCCTCGTACGCGGTGCCGGCGGTGGGGATGAGCACCAGGAAGACCAGCGTGTCGAAACGGGGCATATCCCGCAGGATGCGCAGGGCCGGCAGTTCATGGCCGATGGCGCCGCCGCGCAGGCCGATGGTGATATGCGGCACGACGCGGAAGCGCCGGCGCAACGCGACAAAGGTGCGGGCGTAATCCTCCACCGTGCGCTCCAGCCCGTACACCTCGCGGATGGTCTCGTCGTCTCCCACGAAGTCGAAGGACACCGTGTGCACATAGGGCGCGATGGCGTCCATCTCGCTCTCATCAATCAGGCCGACATGCCAGTTCAGCCGGCCGTGCTGTGCCAGCCTGGCGATCTCATCCAAATGAGAGGTCACCGGCACCTTGCCGGCGCGGTCGCTTCCCCCGGAAATCAGATAGCTGGGAGCGTCCGGCGCCTTTTCCAGCGCCTGCTCGATGGGGAGCATGTGCTCGAGATAGCGGGCGTTACAGTGGGCACAGCGTAGGGCGCAGGATGTGCCCGTGAGGCTGACCACGGCGGTGTCTACCGGGTAATCGAAGATGATGCGCCGGCCTGGAAAATGGCGCTGGCGTACTTCCCAGCCCTGTGTGACTTTCTCCCGCAGAGCGGCGGGGATGGCGGCAAAATCCGGTTCGGACTCCATGACTTGGCATTCCTGTACTGGGCGCCTGACAGACTGCGGCGCCAATGATTGAGTAAAATGCAAACATTTATTGTATGGAAGACGGCGTCCGTGTCAAATTGGCGCGGCGCCACGGCTCGCGCCGGCCGGCTTCGCAGTCGTTGCCGTGACCTTTGTTGGACATTGTCTCCGCCGGCATTTGATGGTATAATGGATTTACATTCAGCCGACGGGACAGCCACGCCGCGTGTCCGTGGAGGTTCGTCCATGGCCATCCCATTTATTCAACACAACCGCACCACCCTAAAGGTTCCCATCTACGCCCCTCAGCAGACCGTCTGGGAACTGCTCGCCACCCCTCAGGGCATCCCCCGCTGGTTTGCCCTGGCCTGCGAAGGCACCATCGAGGAAGAGGCCGAGTTTCGTCTGGTATGGAGCCCCAACCCGCGGCCGGAGGATATTTCCGTGCACAAGGTGACCGCCTTCGATCCCCCGCGGCGCTTCGGCTTCACCTGGCCGGCGGTCCAGATCACCTTCGAACTCTCCCGCCAAAACACCGTCACCATTCTGAAGCTCCAATGCACCTACGTGGGCGACTCCACCGCCGTGGCCGAACTGCAGATCGAGGAGCTGGTCGGCTGGACCATGCACCTGCTCACGTTGAAGTCCATCGCCGAGGGAGGTATTGATCTGCGCACACCGGGCCGGACCTTCTCCTGGGACAAGGGATTCATCACCGGCCTGTAGCCCGCCGGCCGGATTGAATGCATGCTCCAAACGCCCCCTGGCCCATGACAGCTCGTAACAACCATCCATCTTTTCATCGGAGGTGAGCGAACGATGCGCGTGCTGATCGTTGGAGGCGCCGGCTATATCGGCAGTGCGACCGCCCAATGCCTGCTGGATGCCGGCCACGAGGTGATGGTCTTCGATTCCCTGGTCAAGGGGCATCGCGCCGCGGTGCCGGCCGGCGCGGGGTTCGTGCAGGGAGACCTGGCGCACGGGGGACAAATTGAGGAAGCCCTGCGGCGCTTTCGGGCGGATGCCGTGATGGACTTCGCCGCCTTTATCGAGGCCGGCGAATCCATGAAGGAGCCGGGGCGTTATTTCCGCAACAACGTCTGCGGCACCCTGAACCTGCTGGAAGCCTGCGTGCGCGCCGGCGTCCCGCGCTTGGTCTTCTCCTCCACGGCCGCCGTGTACGGCATCGCCGAGGAAATTCCCATTCCAGAAGAAGCCCCCTTGCGTCCGGTGAACGTCTACGGGGAATCCAAGCTCATGGTGGAGCGCATGCTGGAATGGTACGGGCGCATCCACGGACTGCGCTATGCGGCCCTGCGCTATTTCAACGCCGCCGGCGGCCGGCCCGACCGCGGTGAGGACCATCATCCCGAGACGCATCTCATCCCGCTGACCCTGCAGGTAGCCCTCGGTCAACGCCCGCACATCGCCATCTTCGGCACGGACTATCCCACTCCGGACGGCACCTGTGTGCGCGATTACATCCATGTGGACGACCTGGCGGCGGCGCACGTGTTGGCCCTGGAAGCGCTCGACCAGCACGAACGGCTGATCTACAACCTGGGGAACGGACAGGGGTTTTCCGTGCGGGAGGTCATTGAGGTCTGCCGGCGCGTCACCGGCCATCCCATCCCAGCGGTGGAAGCGCCGCGCCGGCCGGGGGACCCGCCCGTGCTCATTGCCAGCTCCGCCAAAATCCAGCGCGAGCTGGGCTGGAAACCGCGCTGGCCGGCCCTGGAGGACATCGTCGCCAGCGCCTGGGAATGGCACCGCCGGCACCCCCAGGGCTACGGCGACCGCTGAAAGATACCCTGCACAAGCACCGCGGGCAGGAGCGGCATATTCGCTCCTGCCCGATCCGTTTCGTCCCCTATGACGCCGGCGCCTCAGGGTTCCTCCCGCTCGATGATCACGTAATGCCGCAGAAGGTCAATGCTGGCGATGCGGCCCTCGACGCGCTTTTCCTCGCCGAACAGGTTCACCAGCACCAGCGTTTCCGCATGGGCATCATTGCCGGCCTCGCGCAGGATATGCGCGACATCCTCCATGATCAGGTTCTCGTCCCGCGGTGCATCCAGATAGACCTTTGCCTGGCACATATGGGCGCACAGCCTCCTCATTCTCCACGCAGGATACGTCAAAAAGTATACACCGGGGTGGGATGCTGTCAAATGGCCTCAACCTTCAGCCGCCGCACGGGCCGGCCAAATTTGGCTCCCATGCGACCTCGTGATAGATTGCATGCATCGGAAAGGGGGACCGGACCATGAATCGGCGAACAGCACTATATCCATTGACCTTCCACCCGGAATACCGCCAGTACATGTGGGGTGGGCGCGGCCTGGAGAGGCTGGGCCGCACCCTGCCGCCGGCCGCGACCGTGGCCGAGAGCTGGGAAATCAGCGGCCATCCCGATTCCCCCACGCGGGTGGACGCCGGCCCCCTGGCAGGACAGCCGCTGACCGCAATCATGGAGGCCTATGGCGAGGAGCTGGTGGGCCGGCGCGCCCAAGCCGCCCTCGCCAAAGGCCGCTTCCCCCTGCTCATCAAGCTCCTGGATGCTGCCGAACAGCTCAGCGTGCAGGTGCATCCGCCCGACAGTTATGCGGCGGAGCACGAGGCCGGCGAATGGGGCAAGACGGAGATGTGGTACTTCCTGCACGCGGAGCCGGAGGCCCGCATCATCTACGGCCTTCGGCCAGGGGTGGACCGGGAGCGGTTCCGCCGCGCCCTGGCAGAGGGCCGGCTGGAGGAATGCCTGCACTTTCTGCCGGTGCGGACAGGGGACGCCGTGCTGGTGCCGGCTGGCGCCGTGCATGCCCTGCTGGGCGGGGTGCTGGTGGCGGAGATACAGCAGACCTCCGATATCACGTACCGCGTCTATGACTGGAACCGGCTCGGGCCGCACGGCCTGCCGCGCCCTCTGCACGTGGACAAGGCGCTGGACGTGATAGATTTTGGCTTCACCGCGCGCCGGCCGGCCCAGCCAGTGCCCCTGCCGGCTCCGTCCGGCGCACGCGGCGAACTGCTGGCGCAGTGCCCCTATTTCGCGGTGGAGCGCTGGGCGCTGGACGCCAGCGCGCGCTGGCAGGGCACCTGCGAGGGCGAAACATTGGAGATCTGGGGCATCTTGAGCGGCGCGGCGGCGCTGGAATGGGCCGGCGGCCGGCGGGAGCTTGCCGGCGTGCGGTTCATCCTCCTGCCGGCGAGCCTGGGCGCATATAGCTGGGAAGCGGCCAGCCCCGCGTTGTTCCTGCGGATATACCTCCCGCCGGCAGAGCTTGCCTGATGCGCCGGCGTGTATTATGATGGGGCCATCTGACACGTAGGGCAGGATGATCCCGATGGCCCAGCGAGGGCAAGTTCGCCTGCGCGTCCGGCAGGAGATCCTCCAGCTCCCCCATTTCTCGGTAGCGGAGCTGGTCCAGCGCACCGGCCTGCGCGAAGCCAGCATCCGCACGGAAATCACGCGCCTCAAGCGCCTGGGGTGGATCGAGGCGGAGCCGGAAGAGGGCCGGCCGGCGCGCCGTGGTGCCCCAACCCTCCGCTACCGCCTGGTGCCCGGCGCACGCGCCTGGCTGGCCCAGAGCCTGGCACCCTTCACCCGCCTGGCTGGCCTTCCCTTTCCCCTGGACCCGGCCCTGGTCGCGCCCCGCGTGCGCGTCATCGGGTTGGGTGGAATCGGTGCGCGCGCCTTGACACAGATGCGCCGGCGCTTCCCCCTGCCGGCGGAGCTTATCGCCGCCGGCACCAACGCCCACGAGGTGCTGACCGCCGAAGCCGACCATCACCTGGTGCTGGGCAGTGAATGGACGGAGGGCTATGGGCTGGGGGGCGATGTGTCGTTGGGCCGCCGCATCGCCGCCTCCTGCCATGAAACCCTCGCCGGCGCGGTGGCCGGCGCGGACATGGTCATCCTGCTGGCCGGCCTGGGCGGGGGCACGGGCACCGCGCTGGCCCCGTATCTGGCCGGCCTGGCACGCGACGCCGGCGCCCTGACCATCGGGATCGTGACCCTGCCCTTCAGCTTCGAGGGACAGCGCCGGCGGCTGTCGGCGGAAGAAGGGCTGGCCGGCCTCCGGGAATCGGCCCACTGCATGCTGGCACTCCCCAATGATATGCTCCTGCAGGAGGGCCTGTCCCTCACCGCCGCGCAAAGCCTGCGGCGGATGGAGGAGCGCCTGGCGCGGCTGGCGGCCGGCCTGGCGGCTTCGGCGCTCGGCCATGGGCTGTTCCCCCTGGACCTGGCCAGCCTGCGCGCCGTGCTGGGCACGGCCGGCGCGCCCCAGCTCTTGTTCGCCGAAAGCGCCGGCGCCCGTCGGGCAGAAGAAGTATGTGCGCAGTTACGGAGGGCAGGGGAAAGGAGCGGCCTGCGCCGGCAGTTCGCCCGGGCATTATACCTGGTAGAAGGGCCGGCGGACCTAACCCTGGCGGAGATTCGCGAGATCGCCTCGCATATGGAAGCCATGTTGGCGCCGGCGGCCCCCTTTGTCATTGGAGCCTGGACATCTGCAGACCCGGAAGCGCCGCTGTGGGCGGCCCTGGTGGGGGTGGCGGATGCGCCGGCGCCGCGCCCAGCGGAGGATGCTTCGGCCATCCCCTTTTTCCTGACAGGAGATGCCCTGGAGTAGCGCACATACACCGCCGGCGGCGAAAGTCATGGGCCGGCAGAGCAGCAGGATGAGATGCGGAACCGGACGTGCCGGCTGTACTTTTTCAACACCTGTATCTCCGCTTCTTTGACCCAGTGCTGTAGATGTGTTATAAACATGGAGTGTTTGGAAGCCTGAAGCAGTGTTCGTACCCGTTCGTTCGCTGAGGGGGCTGGCATATGATCATCTCCACGTTCGCGCAGATGGTGGAACAGGCACAAAAGAACGGCCCGGTGCGGGCGGCTGTGGCGGCCGCTGCCCATAAAGAGGTGCTCCAGGCAATGGTCCAGGCCCATCAGATGGGCATTATCGAGGCCACGCTGGTGGGGGATGAGCGGCTCATCTATCAGATCGCCGAGGAGAACGGCCTGAACCTGTCCGGCATCACCGTGCTCAACGAACCGGAACCCAAGCGGGCGGTCTTCGACGTGGTCAGCCTGGCTGCCCAGGCGCGCGCCGACGTCATCGTCAAAGGGAACATCAAGACCGACGAACTGCTGATCGCCGCCCTGCGCCGCGAGGGCGGCATCCGGGAGCGGCGTCTGCTCACCCATGTGGGCATCTTCGAGATCCCCCGCATGGACCGTCTCATTTATATCAGCGACAGCGGCGTGGTGGTGCGCCCGGACATCTACCAGAAGGTGGAGATCATCCAGAACGCCGTGGACGTGGCCCACTGCTTCGGGCTGGAACGCCCCCGGGTTGCCATCCTCTCGGCCACCGAGGACGTGGACCCCAGCCTGCCCGTCTCCATTGAGAGCCTGGCCATCAGCCGTATGGCACGCGACGGATGGGTGGAGGGCGCGGTGGTGGACGGCCCCATGTCCCTCGATGTGGCCATCTCGCCCCATTCGGCGCGCGTCAAGAACGTTTCCGGGCCGGTGGCCGGCCGCGCCGATATCCTCATCGTGCCCGATGTGGTCTCCGGCAACATCATGGCCAAATCCATCCAGTACTTCGGCCAGGGCAAGATGGCAGGCCTGGTCGTCGGGGCGCGCGTGCCCATCCTCATCAGCTCCCGGGCGGACACGGCGGAAACCCGCTTCCTCTCGCTGGCCATGGCGGCCATCATCGTCCACCATCAGCGCCGGCATTCATCCTGATTAAGGGGGCATACAGGGATTGCGCGCGCTCATCACCGGCGGTGCCGGCTTCATCGGCAGTCATCTGGCAGAAGCCCTGCTCGCTCAGGGACACCAGGTTACCATCATAGACGACCTCTCCACCGGCCGCTTCGAGAACATCGCGCACCTGGTCGGTCACCCTTCCTTCCGCTTCGCCATCGAGACCATCACCAACGAGACCGTCATGGACCGGCTGGTGAGCGAGTGCGATGTCATCTTTCATTTGGCGGCGGCAGTGGGGGTGCAGTTGGTGGTCAGCCGGCCCGTGCAGGTCATTGAGACCAATGTGTACGGCTCGGCCATGGTACTGCGCCTGGCCAACCGCTACCGCTGTAAGGTATTGTTGGCCTCGACCTCCGAGGTGTACGGCAAAGGGGTGCAGGTCCCGTTCCGGGAGGACGATGACCGTTTGCTGGGACCGACCACGCGCAGCCGCTGGAGCTACGCCTGCTCTAAGGCCATGGATGAGTTCCTGGCGCTGGCCTACTATAAACAGCACCGCCTGCCCACCGTAATTTTCCGGCTGTTCAACATCATCGGGCCGCGCCAGACGGGGCGCTATGGCATGGTGGTGCCCCGCTTCGTGCGGCAGGCCCTGCGCGGTGAACCCATCACCGTATATGGGGATGGCCGGCAGACGCGCTGTTTCCTCGATGTGCGCGACGCGGTGCGCGCCATCATCGGACTGGCGGAGGCGCCGGCGGCGGTGGGGCAGGTCTTCAACGTCGGGAGCACCGAAGAGATCAGCATCCTGGCGCTGGCCCAGCGGGTCAAGACACTGACCGCAAGCCCATCGAAGATTGTCTTCATCCCGTACGAACAGGCCTACGAAGAGGGGTTTGAGGATTTCCAGCGGCGCGTGCCCGATATTTCCAAGATCGAGCGACTGCTGGGGTACCGTCCGCAGTACAGTCTGGATGACACCCTGCAGAGCGTCATAGACTACTTCCGAGGTCTCGAGCATGACCAAAACGATATTGCTGATCCTGTTTGACGTGCTGGTGTCGGTCGCCGGCCAGCTTACTTTAAAGCGCGGCATGATGGAGGTCGGCAAAATTGACGCGGCCTTCTTCGCCAACCCACTGGCCGGCATCTGGCGCATGTTCACCACCACCCCGCTGGTCCTGCTGGGGCTGGCCATGTACGGCGTGGGCGCCTTCATCTGGCTCATCGTGCTGTCGCGCGCCAACTTGAGCTATGCCTACCCCATGATCGCGCTGACCTACGTGCTGGTGCCGCTGGCGGCCTGGCTGTTCCTGAACGAGCCGGCCATCCCGCCCCTGCGCTGGGCCGGCATGGCGCTCATCATCGTCGGGGTGGCTCTGGTCGCCCAATCCTGACCCCGCTGGGAGGAAAGGTGTGGCCAAACGCCGAACATCCTCCGCTTCCAGGCGCTCCCGCGGGAAGAAACTGCTGGGGCAGTGGCTCCTGGCACTGGTGGTGCTGGTCGGCGTCTTCCTGCTCTTCCAGCTCGGCTCGCAGTTGAGCGCTTCGGACGGCCTGTGGTCCGCGCTGGAGCGCATGTTCAGCGGGGGCGGCCGGCGGATCGGGCTAGTGGCCGGCCACTGGCAGCACGATTCCGGCGCCGTCTGTCCCGATGGGCTGGAAGAGGTGCAGATCAACTACGATGTCGCCCAGCGCACCGCCGTGCTCCTGCGGCGCGCCGGCTATTCCGTGGACCTCCTGGCGGAGTTCGACCCCAAGCTGGAAGGCTACTCCGCGGATGCCTTCCTCTCCATCCATACTGATTCCTGCGTCTACGACCTGAGCGGCTTCAAGATCGCGCGTTTACCGGAGAGCGCCGTCGGTGAGCAGGCCGACCGGCTGGTGGCGGCGCTGTACCGGGAGTATGCGGCCGTCACCGGCCTCCAGCCGCATTACGACACCATCACCTTTGATATGCGCGAGTATCACGCCTTCCGCGAGATATCCCCGAACACGCCCGGCGCCATCATCGAGATCGGCTTCATGGGCGGGGATCGCGAACTGCTGACCCACCGGCCGGACATTATCGCCCGCGGCATCGCCCGCGGCATCATCGCCTTCCTGGAAGAAACCCCGCCGGCTGCCCCTTAATCCCGCCCCAGGGCATAGCGGAAAATAATGGAGTGCACGACCTGCTCCACTGGCGCCTTATCGTCGGTGAAGACCGGGCCGGTGAAGCGCGCCGGCACAATATGAGGAGCGGCCCGCCGCGCCACCTCCTGCAGGACGGGATGGCCGGCCAGCAGGGGCATGTTGGCGGCGAAGTTCTCGACCTGGGCCGGCTGATTGGTCGCCACCACGATGCTGTTGCCCAGGTCATGCCCGTACAGCGGTTCGTGGATGATGAAGACGCTGGGGAACACCGTCAACATAGTGGAGGCCAGGGCGTCCACCAGTCGGGTGTCGGTGGAAGTACGCAGGACGTTGATGGCGGCAACGCCGTCCGGCGTCAGATGCCGGCGCACTTCCTCGAAGAATTCCCGCGTGGTCAAGTGGAAGGGGATGTATGGGGGGCGATAGGCGTCAATAGCGATCACGTCATACTGCCGCTGGCTCTGGGCCAGGAAGCGCCGGCCGTCCTCCGCCACCGCGTTCAGGTTCGGCTCATGCATGGCGAAGTAGCGCCGGCCCACCTCGATGATGGCGGGGTCAATCTCCGCCCCGTCAATGGGGATGGGGCCGTAGACGGCGGTGTAGAGCTTGGGGATGGTGCCGGCGGCCAGGCCGATCATGCACAGGGACCCCACGCGCTCCGGCCCATAGGGCGGCGGGTTGAAATAGGGCACGATGAGGAAATAATCCCAGGTGGCGAAGGTCATCACCTCACGCGGGTCGTACACGGAATGGATGCCCTCCCCCTCGTTCAGCTTCAGTGCAATGACCCCATCCATGTCCAGCACCTGGATGTAGTTATACGCCGACTCGGTCTCAAATATCAGGTGCTCCGTCTCCTTGATAGGGGCACTGCCCTGCCAGAGGGCACAGGCGGTCAGCACGACGGGGAGCAGGAGGTAGAGGAGGGCGCGCCGGCGCTCCGCCAGCACCAGCCCGACCAGCGAGGGGATGAGCAGGACGAAGCTGGTCAGGAAGAACGTGGCGCGGGTGCCGATGTTGGGGATCAGCGCCAGCGCCGGCAGGAAAGTGCCGACGAGACTGCCGACGGTGGAGATGGTGTAGATGCGGCCGCTGGTGCGGCCGGCCCGCTCCACATCCCGCATGGCCAGCCGGATGGCGAACGGCGAGACACAGCCCAGCAGGATGATGGGGACGGAGAAGAGCATCAGCACCGCCAACAGGGAGCCGGCCAGCAAGCCGGCCTGATAACCGGCCATGGCGTGCGCGGCCAGGCGCAGGGCCGGCCGAGCGGCAAAGGGAATGAGGCCCACCCAGAAGGCCGCCAAGGTCGTGAGGCGGTAAAAAACGCGCTCGTGGGGCCAGCGGTCGGCCAGCCGGCCGCCCAGGAAATAGCCGGCGGCCAGGTAGAGCATGATGAGGCCGATGAGGCTGGCCCAGACGATGAGCGAACTGCCGAAGTACGGGTCAAGCAGGCGCGAGCCGGCCATTTCCACCGCCATGGTGGTCATGCCGGCGAGAAAAACCGTCAGCAGGAGCAGGGGCCGTGCGGCCATGATTCCTCCTTGCGGCAGATACCTGGGATGATTATATGGGGTTGCCATCACTCTGACAAGACGCCGGCCCGCCTTGTTGGTCAGCGGCATGGGCGAATCCCGCACAATCATAGTTTTCCGCAAACTTGTCTTCTCCCTGTTTCGACGTTATAATGGCCGCAAAAGGCGAGGTTGATGCAGAACAATGATACTTACCCTTGTCTCTTTCTTCGTCGTCCTGAGCATCATGGTGTTCGTGCATGAGCTGGGACATTTTCTGGCCGCCAAGCGCGCCGGCGTGCGCGTGGAAGAATTCGGCTTCGGATATCCCCCGCGTTTGTTCACCATCGGCCGGCGCGGGGAAACCCTCTACACCATCAACGCCATCCCGTTCGGCGGATTCGTGCGCCTGGCCGGCGAGGATAACCCGAACGTCCCCGACGGCCTGGCCAATCAGCCCAAACGCGTGCGCGCCGCCATCCTGGCCGCCGGCCCCCTCATGAACTTTGTCCTGGCGGTGCTGTGCTTCATCCTGGCCTTCGGCCTGGGCTGGGCCAGCGGCGACGGCATCCGCGTCACCGGCGTGATCGAGAACACCCCGGCGGTTGCCGCAGGCTTTCAGTCCGGCGATGTCATTATCGCCATGGACGGGATCCCCGTCCAAACGACGGCGCAGTTCGTGGACTATGTCGGCGCACGCGCCGGCCAACCCGTGCAGGTCACGGTGCGCCGCAACCACGAGACGGTGGATCTGTATGTGACGCCGGAGTTCAACGCGGAGGCCGGCCGGGCGCAGATCGGCCTCTATCTCGGCCCCAAACTCACCTGGGGCGAGGCCATCCTGGAGGGCCTCATACAGACCGGCCAGGTCAT harbors:
- a CDS encoding energy-coupling factor transporter transmembrane protein EcfT, producing the protein AIRKSERVAIAMDSQAVGARPRRTYYRDVHVRPMDWAFLAGCVLAAAVIVWGMAQLGLLEGYGVVPEA
- a CDS encoding radical SAM protein; the encoded protein is MESEPDFAAIPAALREKVTQGWEVRQRHFPGRRIIFDYPVDTAVVSLTGTSCALRCAHCNARYLEHMLPIEQALEKAPDAPSYLISGGSDRAGKVPVTSHLDEIARLAQHGRLNWHVGLIDESEMDAIAPYVHTVSFDFVGDDETIREVYGLERTVEDYARTFVALRRRFRVVPHITIGLRGGAIGHELPALRILRDMPRFDTLVFLVLIPTAGTAYEGRQPPAVETALDIILEGRLMFPDVEISLGCMRPRGEYRDRLDPLAVYAGVNRIVSPARPAVQAAEALGLQIERRRECCIF
- a CDS encoding SRPBCC domain-containing protein, whose protein sequence is MAIPFIQHNRTTLKVPIYAPQQTVWELLATPQGIPRWFALACEGTIEEEAEFRLVWSPNPRPEDISVHKVTAFDPPRRFGFTWPAVQITFELSRQNTVTILKLQCTYVGDSTAVAELQIEELVGWTMHLLTLKSIAEGGIDLRTPGRTFSWDKGFITGL
- the galE gene encoding UDP-glucose 4-epimerase GalE; the encoded protein is MRVLIVGGAGYIGSATAQCLLDAGHEVMVFDSLVKGHRAAVPAGAGFVQGDLAHGGQIEEALRRFRADAVMDFAAFIEAGESMKEPGRYFRNNVCGTLNLLEACVRAGVPRLVFSSTAAVYGIAEEIPIPEEAPLRPVNVYGESKLMVERMLEWYGRIHGLRYAALRYFNAAGGRPDRGEDHHPETHLIPLTLQVALGQRPHIAIFGTDYPTPDGTCVRDYIHVDDLAAAHVLALEALDQHERLIYNLGNGQGFSVREVIEVCRRVTGHPIPAVEAPRRPGDPPVLIASSAKIQRELGWKPRWPALEDIVASAWEWHRRHPQGYGDR
- a CDS encoding CooT family nickel-binding protein, which encodes MCQAKVYLDAPRDENLIMEDVAHILREAGNDAHAETLVLVNLFGEEKRVEGRIASIDLLRHYVIIEREEP
- a CDS encoding class I mannose-6-phosphate isomerase; protein product: MNRRTALYPLTFHPEYRQYMWGGRGLERLGRTLPPAATVAESWEISGHPDSPTRVDAGPLAGQPLTAIMEAYGEELVGRRAQAALAKGRFPLLIKLLDAAEQLSVQVHPPDSYAAEHEAGEWGKTEMWYFLHAEPEARIIYGLRPGVDRERFRRALAEGRLEECLHFLPVRTGDAVLVPAGAVHALLGGVLVAEIQQTSDITYRVYDWNRLGPHGLPRPLHVDKALDVIDFGFTARRPAQPVPLPAPSGARGELLAQCPYFAVERWALDASARWQGTCEGETLEIWGILSGAAALEWAGGRRELAGVRFILLPASLGAYSWEAASPALFLRIYLPPAELA
- a CDS encoding bifunctional enoyl-CoA hydratase/phosphate acetyltransferase, with the protein product MIISTFAQMVEQAQKNGPVRAAVAAAAHKEVLQAMVQAHQMGIIEATLVGDERLIYQIAEENGLNLSGITVLNEPEPKRAVFDVVSLAAQARADVIVKGNIKTDELLIAALRREGGIRERRLLTHVGIFEIPRMDRLIYISDSGVVVRPDIYQKVEIIQNAVDVAHCFGLERPRVAILSATEDVDPSLPVSIESLAISRMARDGWVEGAVVDGPMSLDVAISPHSARVKNVSGPVAGRADILIVPDVVSGNIMAKSIQYFGQGKMAGLVVGARVPILISSRADTAETRFLSLAMAAIIVHHQRRHSS
- a CDS encoding GDP-mannose 4,6-dehydratase, with the protein product MRALITGGAGFIGSHLAEALLAQGHQVTIIDDLSTGRFENIAHLVGHPSFRFAIETITNETVMDRLVSECDVIFHLAAAVGVQLVVSRPVQVIETNVYGSAMVLRLANRYRCKVLLASTSEVYGKGVQVPFREDDDRLLGPTTRSRWSYACSKAMDEFLALAYYKQHRLPTVIFRLFNIIGPRQTGRYGMVVPRFVRQALRGEPITVYGDGRQTRCFLDVRDAVRAIIGLAEAPAAVGQVFNVGSTEEISILALAQRVKTLTASPSKIVFIPYEQAYEEGFEDFQRRVPDISKIERLLGYRPQYSLDDTLQSVIDYFRGLEHDQNDIADPV
- a CDS encoding multidrug resistance protein — encoded protein: MTKTILLILFDVLVSVAGQLTLKRGMMEVGKIDAAFFANPLAGIWRMFTTTPLVLLGLAMYGVGAFIWLIVLSRANLSYAYPMIALTYVLVPLAAWLFLNEPAIPPLRWAGMALIIVGVALVAQS
- a CDS encoding N-acetylmuramoyl-L-alanine amidase gives rise to the protein MAKRRTSSASRRSRGKKLLGQWLLALVVLVGVFLLFQLGSQLSASDGLWSALERMFSGGGRRIGLVAGHWQHDSGAVCPDGLEEVQINYDVAQRTAVLLRRAGYSVDLLAEFDPKLEGYSADAFLSIHTDSCVYDLSGFKIARLPESAVGEQADRLVAALYREYAAVTGLQPHYDTITFDMREYHAFREISPNTPGAIIEIGFMGGDRELLTHRPDIIARGIARGIIAFLEETPPAAP
- a CDS encoding fused MFS/spermidine synthase, with amino-acid sequence MAARPLLLLTVFLAGMTTMAVEMAGSRLLDPYFGSSLIVWASLIGLIMLYLAAGYFLGGRLADRWPHERVFYRLTTLAAFWVGLIPFAARPALRLAAHAMAGYQAGLLAGSLLAVLMLFSVPIILLGCVSPFAIRLAMRDVERAGRTSGRIYTISTVGSLVGTFLPALALIPNIGTRATFFLTSFVLLIPSLVGLVLAERRRALLYLLLPVVLTACALWQGSAPIKETEHLIFETESAYNYIQVLDMDGVIALKLNEGEGIHSVYDPREVMTFATWDYFLIVPYFNPPPYGPERVGSLCMIGLAAGTIPKLYTAVYGPIPIDGAEIDPAIIEVGRRYFAMHEPNLNAVAEDGRRFLAQSQRQYDVIAIDAYRPPYIPFHLTTREFFEEVRRHLTPDGVAAINVLRTSTDTRLVDALASTMLTVFPSVFIIHEPLYGHDLGNSIVVATNQPAQVENFAANMPLLAGHPVLQEVARRAAPHIVPARFTGPVFTDDKAPVEQVVHSIIFRYALGRD
- a CDS encoding site-2 protease family protein produces the protein MILTLVSFFVVLSIMVFVHELGHFLAAKRAGVRVEEFGFGYPPRLFTIGRRGETLYTINAIPFGGFVRLAGEDNPNVPDGLANQPKRVRAAILAAGPLMNFVLAVLCFILAFGLGWASGDGIRVTGVIENTPAVAAGFQSGDVIIAMDGIPVQTTAQFVDYVGARAGQPVQVTVRRNHETVDLYVTPEFNAEAGRAQIGLYLGPKLTWGEAILEGLIQTGQVIYLTLSVPILLLRGIIPLEAARPIGPVGIAQLASGAVQQSIAMDWWFPILQLMGVLSAAIGITNLLPLPALDGGRILFVIVEAIRGKRIPPEQEGRIHFIGFMLLISLLVIITYIDIVNPLPSVDWSNML